A stretch of Oreochromis aureus strain Israel breed Guangdong linkage group 11, ZZ_aureus, whole genome shotgun sequence DNA encodes these proteins:
- the fhl3a gene encoding four and a half LIM domains protein 3 encodes MTDRFDCDNCKESLYGRKYIQSDDSPYCIPCYDSLFSNTCDECKELIGHDARELFYEDRHYHEHCFRCFRCDRSLADEPFTSQDDALLCNDCYCNEFSSKCVACDKIVMPGTRKLEYAGSTWHEGCFICHSCSQPIGSKSFIPDKDEHYCVPCYEDKFAPRCTRCKKTLTKGGVTYRDEPWHKECFVCTSCKTQLAGQHFTSRDDSPYCLKCFGNLYAKKCEACSKPITGFGGGKYISFEDRQWHQPCFTCSQCSVSLVGAGFFPDGDRILCRDCHTSL; translated from the exons ATGACTGACCGATTTGACTGTGACAATTGCAAAGAATCGCTGTATGGCCGCAAGTACATCCAGTCTGATGACAGCCCCTACTGCATTCCCTGCTATGACAGCTTGTTCTCGAACACATGTGACGAGTGCAAAGAACTGATTGGCCATGACGCAAGG GAACTCTTTTATGAAGACCGGCATTACCATGAGCACTGCTTCCGTTGCTTCCGCTGCGATCGCTCTCTGGCAGATGAACCCTTCACTAGCCAGGATGATGCACTGCTCTGCAATGACTGCTACTGTAATGAATTCTCCTCCAAGTGTGTAGCCTGTGACAAGATTGTCATGCCAG GCACAAGAAAACTCGAGTATGCAGGTTCTACTTGGCATGAGGGCTGTTTCATCTGTCACAGCTGTTCACAGCCGATTGGCTCAAAGTCCTTCATTCCTGACAAGGATGAGCACTACTGTGTGCCCTGCTACGAGGACAAGTTCGCTCCACGTTGCACACGCTGTAAAAAG ACTCTGACCAAAGGTGGAGTGACCTATCGTGATGAGCCGTGGCATAAGGAGTGTTTTGTGTGCACCAGCTGTAAGACCCAGCTGGCAGGTCAGCACTTCACCTCCCGGGATGACAGCCCTTACTGCCTCAAGTGCTTTGGAAACCTGTACGCCAAGAAGTGTGAGGCCTGCAGCAAACCCATCACAG GCTTTGGAGGAGGAAAGTACATCTCATTTGAAGATCGTCAGTGGCATCAGCCGTGTTTCACCTGCTCGCAGTGCTCTGTTTCGCTTGTTGGTGCTGGGTTTTTCCCTGATGGTGACAGAATCTTATGTCGTGACTGCCACACCAGCCTATAG